A single region of the Streptomyces sp. ITFR-16 genome encodes:
- a CDS encoding TIGR02611 family protein, with protein sequence MNAESDERDGVAAPAEPAPATGDTAPSGAGEVTQGVTKEDRELGSRAPGFIKASRALHLSWQVGVFVVGLAVVVAGIIMLPLPGPGWLVIFGGMAIWATEFVWAQLVLRWTRRKVTEAAQRALDPKVRRRNIALTVIGLVIIAVLVGIYVWKFGIVMPWKIRE encoded by the coding sequence GCGGGACGGAGTCGCCGCACCGGCGGAGCCGGCGCCCGCGACGGGGGACACCGCCCCCAGCGGGGCGGGAGAGGTCACACAGGGTGTGACGAAGGAGGACCGGGAGCTCGGCTCCAGAGCGCCCGGGTTCATCAAGGCGTCCAGAGCACTGCACCTGAGCTGGCAGGTCGGCGTCTTCGTGGTCGGCCTCGCCGTGGTCGTGGCCGGCATCATCATGCTGCCGCTGCCCGGCCCCGGGTGGCTGGTGATCTTCGGCGGCATGGCGATCTGGGCGACCGAGTTCGTCTGGGCGCAGCTGGTCCTGCGCTGGACCCGGCGGAAGGTCACCGAGGCCGCCCAGCGGGCGCTCGACCCCAAGGTCCGGCGGCGCAACATCGCGCTCACGGTCATCGGGCTCGTGATCATCGCGGTGCTGGTGGGGATCTACGTGTGGAAGTTCGGAATCGTCATGCCGTGGAAGATCCGCGAGTGA
- a CDS encoding SCO7613 C-terminal domain-containing membrane protein yields MEHLPPPAEELAILDRELARLDLRRSQLLTRRAWLVSVLQAPAPRPAAPPGVPFSPPGRVSTPPAPPFAPQAPAARSRSAQNVLLTLGGLLLTIAALAFTLVSWGEMGIGGRSAVLGAVTAAVLAAPALLLRRGLSSTAEALAGLASVLMVLDAYALHRVAVPDAGGLGYAAAASAVLAVLWAAYGLLLNRLRLPLPLAVLSAQLPLVLWAWAERADALVFAGALLATAAVDCAIAVRCKDAVVRAVACAGLGWTGAAGLLVALVESVTAGEPSGAVAPGALLLAGAAIALVGARSAAPGPAGVGGTVAGLAAVAAVGGVPAAGVPAGWVVPVYLLCGGALLLGVRAPLGGPVRQGLMWASGLVTVASVLFSLAPVAVVSMGAVTQLGQVWSGVPRDGARGAVGATGLPWAEMVAAPVVLLLVAVVLGAAYRSWEGVLRWAEPVTGAGSGGRGTVGASAVVLGWAGLTVLPAALDLSYAAALAMQLVLVAGAFTLAVDGLRRGPSGVASAAAVIGSAGAVEAALLSLGTEPTTYTSFGVLLVVFTTASVVLEAPSVASPSRVLVTVQASAASAAVVCAAVMAAALGASLELSVHRAAPLVLAVPAVTVLLGARLKGRAVAVPVEVTGAVTGLVAVVMALGDLRFLALVLALCGVLAAATALRPERRPVAGYLATVLFVLAAWVRLSASGVSSPEAYTVPVTVPALVIGVLRRRRDPSASSWTAYGAGLAATLVPSLFAAWTDAHWPRPLLLGAAALVITLVGARLRLQALLVLGGTVLALDALHELAPYVVQVVGAMPRWVAPALAGALLLAVGATYEKRLRDARRLRDALGRMR; encoded by the coding sequence ATGGAACATCTGCCGCCACCCGCCGAGGAATTGGCGATCCTCGACCGTGAGCTCGCCCGGCTCGATCTGCGCCGGTCCCAGCTGCTGACCCGTCGCGCCTGGCTGGTGAGCGTGCTGCAGGCACCGGCTCCGCGGCCGGCCGCCCCGCCCGGGGTGCCGTTCTCCCCGCCGGGCCGGGTCTCGACGCCGCCCGCTCCCCCGTTCGCGCCGCAGGCTCCTGCGGCGCGCTCCCGCAGTGCGCAGAACGTGCTGCTCACCCTGGGCGGGCTGCTGCTGACGATCGCGGCGCTCGCGTTCACCCTGGTCAGCTGGGGTGAGATGGGGATCGGCGGGCGCAGCGCGGTGCTGGGGGCCGTGACGGCTGCGGTGCTGGCCGCGCCCGCGCTGCTGCTGCGCCGCGGGCTGTCCTCGACGGCCGAGGCGCTGGCGGGGCTGGCGTCGGTGCTGATGGTGCTCGATGCGTACGCGCTGCACCGGGTGGCGGTGCCGGATGCGGGCGGGCTCGGTTATGCCGCGGCCGCTTCGGCGGTGCTCGCCGTGCTGTGGGCGGCCTACGGGCTGCTTCTGAACCGGCTGCGGCTGCCGTTGCCGCTGGCGGTGCTCAGCGCGCAACTGCCTCTGGTGCTGTGGGCGTGGGCGGAGCGGGCGGACGCCCTGGTGTTCGCGGGTGCGCTGCTGGCGACGGCGGCGGTCGACTGTGCGATCGCGGTCCGGTGCAAGGATGCGGTGGTGCGGGCCGTGGCGTGTGCCGGTCTGGGGTGGACGGGTGCGGCCGGGCTGCTGGTGGCGCTGGTGGAGTCGGTGACGGCCGGGGAGCCGTCGGGTGCGGTGGCGCCGGGGGCGCTGCTGCTGGCCGGTGCGGCGATCGCCCTGGTGGGTGCCCGGTCGGCGGCCCCGGGGCCTGCGGGGGTCGGGGGCACGGTGGCCGGTCTGGCGGCCGTGGCCGCGGTGGGCGGAGTGCCGGCCGCGGGGGTGCCCGCCGGCTGGGTGGTGCCGGTATACCTGCTGTGCGGCGGGGCGCTGCTGCTGGGGGTACGGGCTCCGCTGGGGGGCCCGGTCCGGCAGGGGCTGATGTGGGCTTCGGGGCTGGTGACGGTGGCTTCGGTGCTGTTCTCGCTCGCCCCGGTCGCGGTGGTGTCGATGGGTGCGGTGACGCAGCTGGGCCAGGTGTGGTCGGGTGTGCCGCGTGACGGCGCGCGGGGTGCGGTGGGCGCGACGGGGCTGCCGTGGGCCGAGATGGTGGCGGCGCCGGTGGTGCTGTTGCTGGTGGCCGTGGTGCTCGGGGCGGCATACCGGTCGTGGGAGGGCGTGCTGCGGTGGGCCGAGCCTGTGACCGGTGCCGGTTCCGGCGGGCGGGGCACGGTGGGTGCGTCGGCCGTGGTGCTCGGATGGGCCGGCCTGACGGTGCTGCCGGCCGCGCTGGATCTGTCCTACGCGGCGGCGTTGGCGATGCAACTGGTCTTGGTGGCCGGGGCGTTCACCCTGGCGGTGGACGGTCTGCGCCGGGGTCCCTCGGGGGTCGCGTCGGCCGCCGCGGTGATCGGGTCGGCCGGTGCGGTGGAGGCGGCGCTGCTGTCGCTGGGCACGGAGCCCACCACGTACACGTCGTTCGGGGTGCTGCTGGTGGTGTTCACGACCGCATCGGTGGTGCTGGAGGCCCCCTCGGTCGCGTCGCCGTCGCGGGTGCTGGTGACGGTGCAGGCGTCCGCGGCGTCTGCGGCGGTGGTCTGTGCCGCGGTGATGGCCGCGGCGCTCGGTGCGTCCCTGGAGCTGTCGGTGCATCGGGCGGCTCCGCTGGTGCTGGCCGTGCCGGCCGTGACGGTGCTGCTGGGTGCGCGGCTGAAGGGGCGCGCGGTGGCCGTACCGGTCGAGGTGACGGGTGCCGTCACGGGTCTGGTGGCCGTGGTGATGGCGCTGGGCGATCTGCGGTTCCTGGCCCTGGTGCTGGCGCTGTGCGGGGTACTGGCGGCCGCGACGGCGCTGCGCCCGGAGCGGCGTCCGGTGGCCGGGTATCTGGCGACGGTGCTGTTCGTGCTGGCGGCGTGGGTCAGGCTGTCGGCGTCGGGGGTGTCCTCCCCGGAGGCGTACACCGTGCCGGTGACCGTGCCCGCGCTGGTGATCGGCGTGCTGCGCAGGCGCCGCGACCCGTCGGCGTCGTCGTGGACGGCGTACGGGGCGGGGCTGGCGGCGACGCTGGTGCCGTCGCTCTTCGCCGCGTGGACCGACGCGCACTGGCCGCGTCCGCTGCTGCTGGGTGCGGCGGCGCTGGTGATCACGCTGGTGGGGGCGCGGCTGCGGCTCCAGGCGCTGTTGGTGCTGGGCGGCACGGTGCTGGCGCTGGACGCGCTGCACGAGCTGGCGCCCTACGTGGTGCAGGTGGTGGGGGCGATGCCGCGCTGGGTGGCGCCGGCGCTGGCCGGGGCGCTGCTGCTGGCGGTGGGGGCGACGTACGAGAAGCGGCTGCGCGACGCCCGGCGGCTGCGGGACGCCCTGGGCCGGATGCGGTAG
- a CDS encoding 3'-5' exonuclease, whose product MSHWYEGPLAAFDTETTGVDVEEDRIVSAALVVQDSAGGRMRVTRWLVNPGVPVPAGATEIHGLTDDHLQRNGRWPAPVVEEVARALAEQCAARRPLVVMNAPFDLTLLDRELKRHRTSSLAAYLEPASLRVLDPRVLDKHLDRYRKGRRTLTDLCELYGVVLDGAHDAAADAAASLELVRAVGRRFATRLERLTPAELHTLQAVWHAAQARGLQAWFARSGTPETVDPAWPLRPELRAAA is encoded by the coding sequence ATGAGTCATTGGTACGAAGGGCCGCTGGCCGCTTTTGACACCGAGACGACGGGAGTGGACGTCGAGGAGGACCGGATCGTTTCGGCCGCCCTCGTGGTCCAGGACAGTGCGGGCGGGCGGATGCGCGTCACCCGCTGGCTGGTGAATCCGGGGGTGCCGGTGCCCGCGGGGGCGACGGAGATCCACGGGCTGACGGACGACCACCTCCAGCGCAACGGGCGGTGGCCCGCGCCGGTGGTGGAGGAGGTGGCGCGGGCGCTGGCCGAGCAGTGCGCGGCCCGCCGGCCGCTGGTCGTGATGAACGCGCCGTTCGATCTGACGCTGCTGGACCGGGAGTTGAAGCGGCACCGGACGTCGTCGCTGGCGGCGTATCTGGAGCCGGCGTCGCTGCGCGTGCTGGATCCCCGGGTGCTCGACAAGCATCTGGACCGCTACCGCAAGGGGCGGCGCACGCTGACGGATCTGTGCGAGCTGTACGGCGTGGTGCTGGACGGGGCGCACGACGCGGCGGCCGACGCGGCGGCGTCGCTGGAGCTGGTCCGGGCGGTGGGGCGCAGGTTCGCCACCCGGCTCGAACGGCTCACACCGGCGGAGCTGCACACGCTCCAGGCGGTGTGGCACGCGGCTCAGGCGCGCGGCCTCCAGGCGTGGTTCGCCAGGAGCGGGACACCGGAGACAGTGGATCCGGCCTGGCCGCTGCGTCCGGAGCTGCGCGCCGCGGCGTGA
- a CDS encoding DUF4365 domain-containing protein, whose amino-acid sequence MALAQPEPSGLLPQRTAPLRGALATTACMETLQVGYLHAVAAAAGCSLSQPFPDNGIDWHVSHGAPGHVVDDEVTIKVQLKCTYQIPARPPGASFAFTLDNAHLVKLARTPVSVHKILVVMLVPRSQDDWLRAGHDSLDLRHCCYWTNLAGHAVTGRHRTTVRIPTSRIFDDRALCEIMTRVGAGGRP is encoded by the coding sequence ATGGCGCTCGCGCAGCCCGAACCGAGTGGGCTGCTGCCCCAGCGGACCGCACCGCTGCGCGGCGCACTCGCCACCACCGCCTGCATGGAGACCCTCCAGGTGGGCTACTTGCACGCGGTCGCGGCCGCGGCGGGCTGTTCCCTGTCGCAGCCCTTCCCCGACAACGGCATCGACTGGCACGTCAGCCACGGAGCCCCCGGCCATGTCGTCGACGACGAGGTGACCATCAAGGTCCAGCTGAAGTGCACCTACCAGATACCGGCCCGGCCGCCCGGCGCGAGCTTCGCCTTCACGCTCGACAACGCGCACCTCGTGAAGCTCGCCAGGACCCCCGTGTCGGTGCACAAGATCCTGGTCGTGATGCTCGTGCCCCGCAGCCAGGACGACTGGCTGCGGGCCGGGCACGACAGCCTCGACCTGCGGCACTGCTGTTACTGGACCAACCTGGCCGGCCACGCCGTGACCGGCCGGCACCGGACCACCGTACGGATCCCGACCTCGCGCATCTTCGACGACCGAGCACTCTGCGAGATCATGACCCGTGTCGGGGCGGGAGGGAGACCCTGA
- the thrS gene encoding threonine--tRNA ligase: protein MSDVRVIIQRDSEREERVVTTGTTAAELFPGERTVVAARVAGELKDLAYEIKDGETVEPVLISSEDGLDILRHSTAHVMAQAVQELHPEAKLGIGPPVKDGFYYDFDVEKPFTPEDLKAIEKKMQEIQKRGQKFSRRVVSDEAAREELADEPYKLELIGIKGSASSDDGADVEVGGGELTIYDNLDPKTGELCWRDLCRGPHLPTTRFIPAFKLMRNAAAYWRGSEKNPMLQRIYGTAWPTKDELKAHLEFLEEAAKRDHRRLGTELDLFSFPDEIGPGLAVFHPKGGVIRRAMEDYSRRRHEEEGYEFVYSPHATKGKLFEKSGHLDWYADGMYPPMQLDDGVDYYLKPMNCPMHNLIFDARGRSYRELPLRLFEFGTVYRYEKSGVVHGLTRSRGFTQDDAHIYCTKEQMAEELDRTLTFVLNLLRDYGLTDFYLELSTKDPEKFVGSDEVWEEATETLRLVAEKQGLPLVPDPGGAAFYGPKISVQCKDAIGRTWQMSTVQLDFNLPERFDLEYTGPDGTKQRPVMIHRALFGSIERFFAVLLEHYAGAFPVWLAPVQAVGIPIGDAHIPYLQEFAAKARKQGLRVDVDASSDRMQKKIRNQQKAKVPFMIIAGDEDMANGAVSFRYRDGSQENGIPVEDAIAKIAKAVEDRVQV, encoded by the coding sequence GTGTCAGACGTCCGTGTGATCATTCAACGCGATTCCGAGCGGGAAGAGCGCGTGGTGACGACGGGCACTACGGCAGCCGAGCTCTTCCCCGGCGAGCGCACCGTCGTCGCCGCCCGTGTCGCGGGTGAGCTGAAGGACCTCGCGTACGAGATCAAGGACGGCGAGACCGTCGAGCCCGTCCTGATCTCCTCCGAGGACGGTCTCGACATCCTGCGGCACTCCACCGCGCATGTGATGGCGCAGGCCGTGCAGGAGCTGCACCCCGAGGCCAAGCTCGGCATCGGCCCGCCGGTCAAGGACGGCTTCTACTACGACTTCGACGTCGAGAAGCCGTTCACGCCCGAGGACCTCAAGGCCATCGAGAAGAAGATGCAGGAGATCCAGAAGCGGGGCCAGAAGTTCTCCCGCCGCGTGGTCTCCGACGAGGCCGCCCGCGAGGAGCTGGCCGACGAGCCGTACAAGCTGGAGCTCATCGGCATCAAGGGCTCCGCCTCCTCGGACGACGGCGCGGACGTCGAGGTGGGCGGCGGCGAGCTGACCATCTACGACAACCTCGACCCGAAGACCGGCGAGCTGTGCTGGCGGGATCTCTGCCGGGGCCCGCACCTGCCGACGACCCGGTTCATCCCGGCGTTCAAGCTGATGCGCAACGCCGCCGCGTACTGGCGCGGCAGCGAGAAGAACCCGATGCTCCAGCGCATCTACGGGACCGCCTGGCCGACCAAGGACGAGCTGAAGGCGCACCTGGAGTTCCTGGAGGAGGCCGCCAAACGCGACCACCGTCGCCTGGGTACCGAATTGGACCTTTTCTCCTTCCCCGACGAGATCGGCCCCGGCCTCGCCGTCTTCCACCCCAAGGGCGGCGTCATCCGCCGGGCCATGGAGGACTACTCGCGCCGCCGCCACGAGGAGGAGGGCTACGAGTTCGTCTACTCGCCGCACGCCACCAAGGGCAAGCTCTTCGAGAAGTCCGGCCACCTGGACTGGTACGCCGACGGCATGTACCCGCCCATGCAGCTCGACGACGGGGTGGACTACTACCTCAAGCCGATGAACTGCCCGATGCACAACCTGATCTTCGACGCGCGCGGCCGCTCGTACCGTGAACTGCCGCTGCGCCTCTTCGAGTTCGGCACGGTGTACCGGTACGAGAAGTCGGGCGTCGTGCACGGGCTGACCCGCTCGCGCGGCTTCACGCAGGACGACGCGCACATCTACTGCACCAAGGAGCAGATGGCCGAGGAGCTGGACCGGACGCTCACCTTCGTCCTGAACCTGCTCCGCGACTACGGTCTGACCGACTTCTACCTGGAGCTGTCCACCAAGGACCCGGAGAAATTCGTCGGCTCGGACGAGGTGTGGGAAGAGGCCACCGAGACCCTGCGTCTGGTCGCCGAGAAGCAGGGGCTTCCCCTGGTCCCGGATCCGGGCGGCGCCGCGTTCTACGGTCCGAAGATCTCCGTGCAGTGCAAGGACGCCATCGGCCGGACCTGGCAGATGTCGACCGTGCAGCTCGACTTCAACCTGCCGGAGCGGTTCGACCTGGAGTACACCGGCCCCGACGGCACCAAGCAGCGCCCGGTGATGATCCACCGTGCCCTCTTCGGTTCCATCGAGCGCTTCTTCGCGGTGCTCCTTGAGCACTACGCGGGTGCGTTCCCGGTGTGGCTGGCCCCGGTCCAGGCGGTCGGCATCCCGATCGGCGACGCGCACATCCCGTACCTCCAGGAGTTCGCCGCCAAGGCGCGCAAGCAGGGGCTGCGGGTGGACGTGGACGCGTCGTCCGACCGGATGCAGAAGAAGATCCGCAACCAGCAGAAGGCCAAGGTGCCCTTCATGATCATCGCTGGTGACGAGGACATGGCCAACGGTGCCGTCTCCTTCCGCTACCGCGACGGGTCGCAGGAGAACGGCATCCCGGTCGAGGACGCCATCGCCAAGATCGCCAAGGCCGTCGAGGACCGCGTCCAGGTCTGA
- a CDS encoding potassium channel family protein, whose protein sequence is MSDRTPARPTPALTRWEQRTEVPLFAASLVFLAGYAFRVLAPHDAQPWHDISLVLVNATWLLFLVDYVVRLRLSKLGHRFVRVHWLDTIVLLLPLLRPLRMVKVYWAVQQRRDRPRLGLYARVITYAGMTAVLLGFSASLAVYHLEHGAPGASIRTFGDAVWWACETLTTVGYGDATPVTPGGRVVAAGLMACGLGLLGAVTGSFSSWLIQVFRREDEKEPPRSG, encoded by the coding sequence ATGAGCGACCGCACCCCGGCCCGGCCCACCCCCGCTCTCACCCGCTGGGAGCAGCGCACCGAGGTACCGCTCTTCGCCGCCTCACTGGTGTTCCTGGCCGGCTACGCGTTCCGCGTCCTCGCGCCGCACGACGCCCAGCCGTGGCACGACATCTCCCTCGTCCTCGTGAACGCCACGTGGCTGCTCTTCCTCGTCGACTACGTCGTCCGGCTGCGCCTCAGCAAGCTGGGCCACCGCTTCGTCCGGGTCCACTGGCTCGACACGATCGTGCTCCTGCTGCCGCTGCTGCGGCCCCTCCGCATGGTCAAGGTCTACTGGGCCGTCCAGCAGCGGCGCGACCGGCCCCGGCTGGGCCTGTACGCGCGCGTGATCACGTACGCCGGCATGACTGCGGTGCTGCTGGGCTTCTCGGCCTCGCTCGCCGTCTACCACCTGGAGCACGGCGCCCCGGGCGCCTCGATCCGCACCTTCGGCGACGCGGTCTGGTGGGCGTGCGAGACGCTCACGACGGTGGGGTACGGGGACGCCACGCCGGTGACACCGGGCGGCCGGGTGGTGGCGGCGGGCCTGATGGCCTGCGGGCTGGGGCTGCTGGGCGCGGTGACGGGCTCGTTCTCGTCGTGGCTGATCCAGGTGTTCCGGCGGGAGGACGAGAAGGAGCCCCCGAGGAGCGGATAG
- a CDS encoding HIT domain-containing protein, with protein sequence MLIGMTSEPEQQIGVGTPDAFQRLWTPHRMAYIQGENKPTGPEAGDGCPFCEIPSKSDEDGLVVARGEKVYAVLNLYPYNGGHLMVVPYRHVADYTELDGPETLELADFTKRAMAALRAASGAHGFNIGMNQGAVAGAGIAAHLHQHLVPRWGGDANFMPVVGHTRVLPQLLADTRQMLAEAWPAA encoded by the coding sequence ATGCTGATCGGCATGACGAGTGAGCCGGAGCAGCAGATCGGAGTGGGGACGCCCGACGCGTTCCAGCGCCTGTGGACGCCCCACCGGATGGCGTACATCCAGGGCGAGAACAAGCCGACCGGTCCGGAGGCGGGCGACGGCTGTCCGTTCTGTGAGATTCCGTCGAAGTCGGACGAGGACGGGCTCGTCGTCGCGCGCGGTGAGAAGGTCTACGCCGTGCTGAATCTGTATCCGTACAACGGCGGTCATCTGATGGTGGTGCCGTACCGGCATGTCGCGGACTACACGGAGCTGGACGGTCCCGAGACGCTGGAGCTGGCCGATTTCACCAAGCGCGCGATGGCCGCGCTGCGTGCGGCGTCGGGGGCGCACGGGTTCAACATCGGGATGAACCAGGGTGCGGTGGCGGGTGCGGGTATCGCCGCGCATCTGCATCAGCACCTGGTGCCCCGGTGGGGCGGTGACGCCAACTTCATGCCGGTGGTGGGGCACACCCGGGTGCTGCCGCAGTTGCTGGCGGACACGCGGCAGATGCTGGCGGAGGCCTGGCCCGCGGCCTGA
- a CDS encoding elongation factor G-like protein EF-G2, producing MGDKAHAHTGAAGRAPTAGHPRSVRNVVLVGHSGSGKTTLVEALAQTAGALNRAGRVEDGATVSDHDAIEHRQNRSVQLSLVPVEWAGFKINLLDTPGYADFVGELRAGLRAADAALFIVSAAQEAEAVAGTTRAVWEECAAVGMPRAIVVTHLDTARTPFDAMTRVCAELFGADDPDAVLPLYLPVQGPEAADGHAPLTGLTGLLSQRIFDYSSGERAEHPPADAQQAPLAEARNRLIEGIIAESEDETLMDRYLGGETIDIKTLVDDLERAVARGTFHPVLAAAPAADGARQGIGTVELLDLITGGFPTPLEHPLPAVTTLHGDPLPALTCDPQGPLVAEVVKTASDPYAGRLSLVRVFSGTLRPDDTVHVFGHGLTDTAHGERPFHEAENRVGALTSPFGKQQRPVTECVAGDLACVARLESAETGDTLSAPDRPLLMEPWTMPDPLLPLAVRAHSKTDEDKLSHGLARLVAEDPTMRLEQNPDTPQLVLWCLGEAHLDVALDRLRNRYGVQVDTVPHRVALRETFAGPATGRGRHVKQSGGHGQYAVCEIDVEPLPPGSGIEFVDKVVGGSVPRQFIPSVEKGVRAQAARGVAAGHPLVDVRVVLRDGKAHSVDSSDAAFQTAGALALREAAGEARVQLLEPVAEIRVLVPDEYVGPVMSDLSGRRGRVTGTEQSGSGRTLVRAEVPELEIGRYAVDLRSLSHGTGRFDRSYARHEAMPPQLADRIRHQQEDSAPDI from the coding sequence ATGGGCGACAAGGCACACGCACACACCGGGGCCGCCGGAAGGGCACCGACGGCCGGCCACCCCCGCTCCGTACGCAACGTGGTGCTGGTCGGCCACAGCGGCTCGGGCAAGACCACCCTCGTCGAGGCACTCGCACAGACGGCCGGTGCGCTCAACCGGGCCGGCCGGGTCGAGGACGGGGCGACGGTCTCCGACCACGACGCGATCGAACACCGCCAGAACCGGTCCGTACAGCTCTCCCTGGTCCCCGTCGAATGGGCCGGATTCAAGATCAACCTGCTGGACACCCCCGGATACGCCGACTTCGTCGGCGAACTCAGGGCCGGTCTGCGCGCGGCGGACGCGGCCCTCTTCATCGTCTCGGCCGCTCAGGAGGCCGAGGCCGTGGCCGGCACCACCCGGGCCGTCTGGGAGGAGTGCGCGGCCGTCGGCATGCCGCGCGCCATCGTCGTCACCCACCTCGACACCGCACGCACCCCGTTCGACGCGATGACCCGGGTCTGCGCCGAGCTCTTCGGCGCCGACGACCCCGACGCCGTACTGCCCCTGTACCTGCCCGTGCAGGGTCCCGAGGCCGCCGACGGACACGCCCCGCTCACCGGGCTCACCGGACTGCTCTCGCAACGGATCTTCGACTACTCCAGCGGCGAACGGGCGGAGCACCCGCCCGCCGACGCCCAGCAGGCGCCCCTGGCCGAGGCCCGCAACCGGCTCATCGAGGGGATCATCGCCGAGAGCGAGGACGAGACCCTGATGGACCGCTACCTCGGCGGCGAGACCATCGACATCAAGACACTCGTCGACGACCTCGAACGCGCCGTCGCACGCGGCACCTTCCACCCCGTCCTCGCCGCCGCCCCCGCCGCGGACGGCGCCCGCCAGGGCATCGGCACCGTCGAACTCCTCGACCTGATCACCGGCGGCTTCCCCACCCCGCTCGAACACCCGCTGCCCGCCGTCACCACCCTGCACGGTGACCCGCTCCCCGCCCTCACCTGCGACCCCCAGGGCCCCCTGGTCGCCGAGGTCGTCAAGACGGCCTCCGACCCCTACGCCGGCCGCCTCTCCCTCGTCCGCGTCTTCTCCGGCACCCTGCGCCCCGACGACACCGTGCACGTCTTCGGCCACGGGCTCACCGACACCGCCCACGGGGAACGGCCCTTCCACGAGGCCGAGAACCGCGTCGGCGCCCTCACCTCGCCCTTCGGCAAACAGCAGCGCCCCGTCACCGAGTGCGTCGCCGGCGACCTCGCCTGCGTCGCCCGGCTGGAGTCCGCCGAGACCGGCGACACCCTGTCCGCCCCGGACCGGCCCCTGCTGATGGAACCCTGGACGATGCCCGACCCCCTGCTGCCCCTCGCCGTCCGGGCCCACAGCAAGACCGACGAGGACAAGCTCTCCCACGGCCTCGCGCGCCTCGTCGCCGAGGACCCGACCATGCGCCTCGAACAGAACCCGGACACCCCTCAGCTGGTGCTGTGGTGCCTCGGCGAGGCCCATCTGGACGTCGCCCTGGACCGGCTGCGCAACCGCTACGGCGTCCAGGTCGACACGGTCCCCCACCGCGTCGCCCTCCGCGAGACGTTCGCCGGACCCGCCACCGGACGCGGCCGGCACGTCAAACAGTCCGGCGGCCACGGCCAGTACGCCGTCTGCGAGATCGACGTCGAGCCCCTGCCGCCCGGCTCCGGCATCGAGTTCGTCGACAAGGTCGTCGGCGGATCGGTGCCCCGCCAGTTCATCCCCTCCGTGGAGAAGGGCGTCCGCGCCCAGGCCGCCCGGGGCGTCGCCGCAGGCCACCCCCTCGTCGACGTACGCGTCGTCCTGCGCGACGGCAAGGCCCACTCCGTGGACTCCTCCGACGCCGCCTTCCAGACCGCGGGCGCCCTCGCCCTGCGCGAGGCCGCCGGCGAGGCCCGCGTCCAGCTGCTCGAACCCGTCGCCGAGATCCGCGTCCTCGTCCCCGACGAGTACGTCGGCCCCGTCATGAGCGACCTCTCGGGCCGCCGCGGCCGGGTCACCGGCACCGAGCAGTCCGGTTCCGGGCGCACCCTCGTACGGGCCGAGGTGCCGGAACTCGAGATCGGCAGGTACGCGGTCGACCTGCGCTCCCTCTCGCACGGAACCGGCCGCTTCGACCGCTCCTACGCCCGCCACGAGGCCATGCCCCCACAGCTCGCCGACCGCATCCGCCACCAGCAGGAGGACTCCGCACCGGACATCTGA
- the pgsA gene encoding phosphatidylinositol phosphate synthase, producing MLNKYARAFFTRVLTPFAALLLRLGVSPDAVTLIGTAGVMAGALVFFPMGEFFWGTIVITIFVFSDLVDGNMARQAGISSRWGAFLDSTLDRVADGAIFAGFALWYAGSGDDNILCAVAIFCLASGQVVSYTKARGESIGLPVAVNGLVERAERLVISLVAAGLAGLHKFGVPGIQILLPIALWIVAAGSLVTLVQRVVTVRRESAEADAAAGVSAAADRGSGAGQ from the coding sequence ATGCTGAACAAGTACGCGCGTGCCTTTTTCACGCGTGTCCTCACGCCGTTCGCCGCACTGCTGCTCCGCCTCGGCGTCAGCCCGGACGCGGTCACCCTGATCGGCACGGCCGGGGTGATGGCAGGCGCGCTGGTCTTCTTCCCGATGGGGGAGTTCTTCTGGGGCACCATCGTCATCACGATCTTCGTGTTCTCCGACCTCGTCGACGGGAACATGGCGCGCCAGGCCGGCATCTCCAGCCGGTGGGGCGCGTTCCTGGACTCGACCCTGGACCGGGTGGCCGACGGGGCGATCTTCGCGGGCTTCGCGCTCTGGTACGCGGGCAGCGGCGACGACAACATCCTGTGCGCGGTCGCCATCTTCTGCCTGGCCAGCGGCCAGGTGGTCTCGTACACCAAGGCGCGCGGTGAGTCGATCGGCCTGCCGGTGGCGGTCAACGGGCTCGTGGAGCGTGCCGAGCGCCTGGTGATCTCGCTGGTGGCCGCCGGTCTGGCGGGTCTGCACAAGTTCGGCGTGCCGGGCATCCAGATCCTGCTGCCGATCGCGCTGTGGATCGTCGCCGCCGGCAGCCTGGTGACGCTGGTCCAGCGCGTCGTGACCGTGCGCCGCGAGTCCGCCGAGGCGGACGCCGCCGCCGGGGTGTCGGCCGCGGCGGACCGGGGGAGCGGGGCCGGGCAGTGA